The following proteins come from a genomic window of Canis aureus isolate CA01 chromosome 3, VMU_Caureus_v.1.0, whole genome shotgun sequence:
- the NAE1 gene encoding NEDD8-activating enzyme E1 regulatory subunit isoform X2, with amino-acid sequence MEFLQELNNDVSGNFVEESPENLLDNDPSFFCRFTIVVATQLPESTLLRLADVLWNSQIPLLICRTYGLVGYMRIIIKEHPVIESHPDNALEDLRLDKPFPELREHFQSYDLERMEKKDHSHTPWIVIIAKYLAQWYSETNGRIPKTYKEKEDFRDLIRQGILKNENGAPEDEENFEEAIKNVNTALNTTQIPSSIEDIFNDDHCINITKQTPSFWILARALKEFVAKEGQGNLPVRGTIPDMIADSSKYIKLQNVYREKAKKDAAAVGNHVAKLLQSIGQAPESISEKELKLLCTNSAFLRVVRCRSLAEEYGLNTINKDEIISSMDNPDNEIVLYLMLRAVDRFHKQHGRYPGVSNYQVEEDIGKLKSCLTGFLQEYGLSVMVKDDYVHEFCRYGAAEPHTIAAFLGGAAAQEVIKIITKQFVIFNNTYIYSGMSQTSATFQL; translated from the exons ATGGAATTCTTACAAGAATTAAATAACGATGTCTCTGGGAATTTTGTGGAAgag AGTCCAGAAAACCTTCTAGACAATGATCCTTCATTTTTCTGTAGGTTTACCATTGTGGTTGCAACTCAGCTTCCTGAAAG TACATTACTACGTTTAGCAGATGTCCTCTGGAATTCACAAATACCTCTTCTGATCTGTAGGACATATGGACTAGTTGGTTATATGAGGATCATTATAAAAGAACATCCAG TAATAGAATCTCATCCAGATAATGCATTAGAGGATCTACGACTGGATAAACCATTTCCTGAACTGAGAGAACATTTTCAGTCTTATGATTTGGAACGTATGGAAAAAAAG gaTCATAGCCATACTCCATGGATTGTGATCATAGCCAAATATTTAGCACAGTGGTATAGTGAG ACAAATGGACGAATACCTAAAACGTATAAGGAAAAAGAAGACTTCAGAGATTTGATTAGACAAG gaATTCTAAAGAATGAAAATGGGGCTCCGGAAGATGAAGAGAATTTTGAGGAAGCTATTAAAAATGTGAACACAGCCCTAAATACAACTCAG ATCCCAAGCAGTATTGAAGATATATTTAATGATGATCACTGCATAAATATCACCAAACAG ACTCCATCATTTTGGATTTTAGCTCGTGCCTTAAAGGAATTTGTGGCCAAAGAGGGTCAAGGAAATTTACCTGTTCGAGGCACAATTCCTGATATGATCGCAGATTCAAGCAAATATATAAAGCTGCAAAATGT TTACcgtgaaaaagcaaagaaagatgcTGCTGCTGTGGGTAATCATGTTGCCAAATTGTTGCAGTCTATTGGCCAG GCACCAGAGTCcatttcagagaaagaattaaaattactCT GCACCAATTCTGCATTTCTTCGAGTGGTAAGATGTCGATCCTTAGCTGAAGAATATGGCTTGAATACAATTAACAAGGATGAAATAA tttccaGCATGGACAATCCAGATAATGAAATagtattatatttaatgttaCGGGCTGTTGATAGATTTCATAAACAACATGGTAGATATCCAG gAGTATCTAACTACCAAGTTGAAGAAGATATAGGAAAGCTGAAGTCTTGTCTCACTGGCTTCCTTCAGGAATATGGATTATCTGTAATGGTGAAAGATGATTATGTCCATGAATT TTGCCGATATGGAGCTGCTGAGCCACACACCATTGCTGCATTCTTAGGGG
- the NAE1 gene encoding NEDD8-activating enzyme E1 regulatory subunit isoform X1 — protein MAQPGKLLKEQKYDRQLRLWGDHGQEALESAHVCLINATATGTEILKNLVLPGIGSFTIIDGNQVSGEDAGNNFFLQRSSIGKNRAQAAMEFLQELNNDVSGNFVEESPENLLDNDPSFFCRFTIVVATQLPESTLLRLADVLWNSQIPLLICRTYGLVGYMRIIIKEHPVIESHPDNALEDLRLDKPFPELREHFQSYDLERMEKKDHSHTPWIVIIAKYLAQWYSETNGRIPKTYKEKEDFRDLIRQGILKNENGAPEDEENFEEAIKNVNTALNTTQIPSSIEDIFNDDHCINITKQTPSFWILARALKEFVAKEGQGNLPVRGTIPDMIADSSKYIKLQNVYREKAKKDAAAVGNHVAKLLQSIGQAPESISEKELKLLCTNSAFLRVVRCRSLAEEYGLNTINKDEIISSMDNPDNEIVLYLMLRAVDRFHKQHGRYPGVSNYQVEEDIGKLKSCLTGFLQEYGLSVMVKDDYVHEFCRYGAAEPHTIAAFLGGAAAQEVIKIITKQFVIFNNTYIYSGMSQTSATFQL, from the exons ATGGCGCAACCGGGGAAGCTGCTCAAGGAGCAGAAGTACGACCGGCAGCTGAG GTTGTGGGGTGATCATGGGCAAGAGGCTTTAGAATCTGCTCATGTTTGCCTAATAAATGCAACAGCGACAGGAACTGAAATTCTTAAAAACTTAGTACTACCAG GTATTGGTTCATTTACAATTATTGATGGAAATCAGGTCAGCGGAGAAGATGCTGGAAATAA ttttttccttcaaagaagCAGCATCGGGAAG aaccgAGCTCAAGCTGCCATGGAATTCTTACAAGAATTAAATAACGATGTCTCTGGGAATTTTGTGGAAgag AGTCCAGAAAACCTTCTAGACAATGATCCTTCATTTTTCTGTAGGTTTACCATTGTGGTTGCAACTCAGCTTCCTGAAAG TACATTACTACGTTTAGCAGATGTCCTCTGGAATTCACAAATACCTCTTCTGATCTGTAGGACATATGGACTAGTTGGTTATATGAGGATCATTATAAAAGAACATCCAG TAATAGAATCTCATCCAGATAATGCATTAGAGGATCTACGACTGGATAAACCATTTCCTGAACTGAGAGAACATTTTCAGTCTTATGATTTGGAACGTATGGAAAAAAAG gaTCATAGCCATACTCCATGGATTGTGATCATAGCCAAATATTTAGCACAGTGGTATAGTGAG ACAAATGGACGAATACCTAAAACGTATAAGGAAAAAGAAGACTTCAGAGATTTGATTAGACAAG gaATTCTAAAGAATGAAAATGGGGCTCCGGAAGATGAAGAGAATTTTGAGGAAGCTATTAAAAATGTGAACACAGCCCTAAATACAACTCAG ATCCCAAGCAGTATTGAAGATATATTTAATGATGATCACTGCATAAATATCACCAAACAG ACTCCATCATTTTGGATTTTAGCTCGTGCCTTAAAGGAATTTGTGGCCAAAGAGGGTCAAGGAAATTTACCTGTTCGAGGCACAATTCCTGATATGATCGCAGATTCAAGCAAATATATAAAGCTGCAAAATGT TTACcgtgaaaaagcaaagaaagatgcTGCTGCTGTGGGTAATCATGTTGCCAAATTGTTGCAGTCTATTGGCCAG GCACCAGAGTCcatttcagagaaagaattaaaattactCT GCACCAATTCTGCATTTCTTCGAGTGGTAAGATGTCGATCCTTAGCTGAAGAATATGGCTTGAATACAATTAACAAGGATGAAATAA tttccaGCATGGACAATCCAGATAATGAAATagtattatatttaatgttaCGGGCTGTTGATAGATTTCATAAACAACATGGTAGATATCCAG gAGTATCTAACTACCAAGTTGAAGAAGATATAGGAAAGCTGAAGTCTTGTCTCACTGGCTTCCTTCAGGAATATGGATTATCTGTAATGGTGAAAGATGATTATGTCCATGAATT TTGCCGATATGGAGCTGCTGAGCCACACACCATTGCTGCATTCTTAGGGG
- the NAE1 gene encoding NEDD8-activating enzyme E1 regulatory subunit isoform X3, translated as MAQPGKLLKEQKYDRQLRFTIVVATQLPESTLLRLADVLWNSQIPLLICRTYGLVGYMRIIIKEHPVIESHPDNALEDLRLDKPFPELREHFQSYDLERMEKKDHSHTPWIVIIAKYLAQWYSETNGRIPKTYKEKEDFRDLIRQGILKNENGAPEDEENFEEAIKNVNTALNTTQIPSSIEDIFNDDHCINITKQTPSFWILARALKEFVAKEGQGNLPVRGTIPDMIADSSKYIKLQNVYREKAKKDAAAVGNHVAKLLQSIGQAPESISEKELKLLCTNSAFLRVVRCRSLAEEYGLNTINKDEIISSMDNPDNEIVLYLMLRAVDRFHKQHGRYPGVSNYQVEEDIGKLKSCLTGFLQEYGLSVMVKDDYVHEFCRYGAAEPHTIAAFLGGAAAQEVIKIITKQFVIFNNTYIYSGMSQTSATFQL; from the exons ATGGCGCAACCGGGGAAGCTGCTCAAGGAGCAGAAGTACGACCGGCAGCTGAG GTTTACCATTGTGGTTGCAACTCAGCTTCCTGAAAG TACATTACTACGTTTAGCAGATGTCCTCTGGAATTCACAAATACCTCTTCTGATCTGTAGGACATATGGACTAGTTGGTTATATGAGGATCATTATAAAAGAACATCCAG TAATAGAATCTCATCCAGATAATGCATTAGAGGATCTACGACTGGATAAACCATTTCCTGAACTGAGAGAACATTTTCAGTCTTATGATTTGGAACGTATGGAAAAAAAG gaTCATAGCCATACTCCATGGATTGTGATCATAGCCAAATATTTAGCACAGTGGTATAGTGAG ACAAATGGACGAATACCTAAAACGTATAAGGAAAAAGAAGACTTCAGAGATTTGATTAGACAAG gaATTCTAAAGAATGAAAATGGGGCTCCGGAAGATGAAGAGAATTTTGAGGAAGCTATTAAAAATGTGAACACAGCCCTAAATACAACTCAG ATCCCAAGCAGTATTGAAGATATATTTAATGATGATCACTGCATAAATATCACCAAACAG ACTCCATCATTTTGGATTTTAGCTCGTGCCTTAAAGGAATTTGTGGCCAAAGAGGGTCAAGGAAATTTACCTGTTCGAGGCACAATTCCTGATATGATCGCAGATTCAAGCAAATATATAAAGCTGCAAAATGT TTACcgtgaaaaagcaaagaaagatgcTGCTGCTGTGGGTAATCATGTTGCCAAATTGTTGCAGTCTATTGGCCAG GCACCAGAGTCcatttcagagaaagaattaaaattactCT GCACCAATTCTGCATTTCTTCGAGTGGTAAGATGTCGATCCTTAGCTGAAGAATATGGCTTGAATACAATTAACAAGGATGAAATAA tttccaGCATGGACAATCCAGATAATGAAATagtattatatttaatgttaCGGGCTGTTGATAGATTTCATAAACAACATGGTAGATATCCAG gAGTATCTAACTACCAAGTTGAAGAAGATATAGGAAAGCTGAAGTCTTGTCTCACTGGCTTCCTTCAGGAATATGGATTATCTGTAATGGTGAAAGATGATTATGTCCATGAATT TTGCCGATATGGAGCTGCTGAGCCACACACCATTGCTGCATTCTTAGGGG